The genomic DNA AATCGAAGATGAGTACGTAAAAACATGCGATATGATGATGTTAGAGGCATTTTTCAATGGATTTATTACTTTAAAAAGAGGAAAGCAAGATCCGAAACCAGGGCAGCCTGCACCTGTACAGAGTAAGGAGAGTGCCAATAACCTTCTTCTAAAGAAAATGAAAATCGCACTATCTTTAACGAGTGAGGATGTACTTGATATATTAGATAGCGTAGGCGTTACGGTAACAAAAGGAGAGTTAGGCGCTCTATTAAGAAAAAAAGGTCATAAAAATTACAAAGAGTGCGGCGATAGATACGCAAGGAATTTCATTAAGGGATTAGGTGTAAAGTATAGAGGATAATGAGTTCGTTAAAGCAGTAAATGATATAATAGGTAGAGTAGGACGTTTGTATCCTACTCTTTTTTATTTGTAAAATAATACGCTAGGTGATGAAATGGTACATACATATTTAGGTGAGACAATTAATTTTCATATAACTTATAAGAAGAAAAAGTCCGTGCGTCTTTTTGTAGATTCGTATGGAAATGTGGAAGTGCAGGCTCCGAAAGGGACACCTGTTGAATACTTAGTCCAGTTGCTAGAGGAGAAGTGGGATTGGATTCAGACAACTCGTAAGGAAATGGCGGAGCGAGCGCATGGACCACAGGAAAAGGATTATGATCA from Bacillus cereus G9842 includes the following:
- a CDS encoding DUF1456 family protein, translating into MAMSNNDILKRVRYALDIRDIDMVEIFKLGGMEVTKEDVVDMLTKIKRAPQHEAEDADVIEDEYVKTCDMMMLEAFFNGFITLKRGKQDPKPGQPAPVQSKESANNLLLKKMKIALSLTSEDVLDILDSVGVTVTKGELGALLRKKGHKNYKECGDRYARNFIKGLGVKYRG